The following proteins are encoded in a genomic region of Flammeovirga pectinis:
- the aceB gene encoding malate synthase A — protein sequence MRGQHITQIENLEIRGLISNEFDQILTPEALEFVVQLHKKFAKRRAALLEARKRRQESIDEGKMPNFLAETAYIRNSEWTVADVKEDLKDRRVEITGPVDRKMIINALNSGANVFMADFEDANSPTWENNIQGQINLRDANKKTISFENLKNGKTYSLNEKTATLMVRPRGWHLEEKHILIDGKPALGGLVDFGLYFFHNAKELIKRGSAPYFYLPKIESHLEARLWNDIFVFAQQEMNIPQGSIKATVLIETILAAFEMDEILYALKEHSAGLNCGRWDYIFSYIKKFRNDPKFIMPNRDQVTMKVHFMKSYYELLIQTCHKRKAFAMGGMAAQIPIKNDAKANQKAIDKVAKDKTREALAGHDGTWVAHPGLVATAKEVFDRYMGNPNNIDKPITFKKITAEDLLKVPTGDITLEGLKNNIDVGIQYIARWLDGQGAVPIYNLMEDAATAEISRTQVWQWIQHQAKMADGTPITKELYQSLIPEVMETIKNYVGEETYQQGKYNEAFEIFDMLVTKDEFIEFLTLPAYAHIG from the coding sequence ATGAGAGGACAACACATTACTCAGATAGAAAACTTAGAAATTAGAGGCTTGATTTCTAATGAGTTCGACCAAATCTTAACTCCAGAGGCTTTAGAGTTCGTCGTACAACTTCATAAAAAATTTGCTAAGCGTAGAGCTGCTCTATTAGAAGCAAGAAAAAGAAGACAAGAAAGTATTGATGAGGGTAAAATGCCCAACTTTCTAGCTGAAACAGCATACATTAGAAACAGCGAATGGACTGTTGCTGATGTGAAAGAAGATCTAAAAGACCGTCGTGTAGAAATTACTGGACCGGTTGATCGTAAAATGATCATCAATGCCTTAAATAGTGGTGCAAATGTTTTTATGGCTGATTTTGAAGATGCAAACTCTCCTACTTGGGAAAACAATATTCAAGGTCAGATTAACTTAAGAGATGCGAATAAAAAAACCATTTCTTTTGAAAATTTAAAGAATGGAAAAACGTATTCTTTAAATGAGAAAACAGCAACATTAATGGTACGTCCTAGAGGGTGGCATTTAGAAGAAAAACATATTTTAATTGATGGTAAACCTGCCTTAGGAGGTTTGGTTGATTTCGGTTTATATTTCTTCCATAATGCAAAAGAATTAATAAAAAGAGGAAGTGCTCCATACTTCTACTTACCTAAAATTGAAAGTCATTTAGAAGCTCGTTTATGGAATGACATTTTTGTTTTTGCTCAACAGGAAATGAATATTCCTCAAGGTAGCATTAAGGCAACTGTACTTATAGAGACTATTCTTGCTGCCTTTGAAATGGATGAAATTTTATATGCTTTAAAAGAACATTCTGCTGGCCTTAATTGCGGTAGGTGGGATTATATATTCTCGTACATCAAAAAGTTTAGAAATGATCCTAAGTTTATAATGCCTAATAGAGATCAAGTAACGATGAAAGTTCATTTTATGAAATCATACTATGAGTTACTAATTCAAACTTGTCATAAAAGAAAAGCATTTGCAATGGGTGGCATGGCTGCACAAATTCCAATTAAAAATGATGCTAAAGCAAATCAGAAGGCAATAGATAAAGTTGCTAAAGATAAAACAAGAGAAGCACTTGCTGGTCATGATGGTACTTGGGTAGCTCACCCTGGTTTAGTAGCCACAGCAAAAGAAGTTTTTGATCGTTATATGGGTAATCCAAATAATATTGATAAACCAATCACTTTCAAGAAAATCACTGCAGAAGATCTTTTAAAAGTACCCACTGGTGACATTACATTAGAGGGATTGAAAAACAATATAGATGTTGGTATTCAATACATTGCTAGATGGTTAGATGGCCAAGGAGCTGTACCTATCTATAACTTAATGGAAGATGCCGCTACTGCAGAAATTTCTAGAACACAAGTTTGGCAATGGATTCAGCATCAGGCTAAAATGGCTGACGGCACTCCTATTACAAAGGAATTATACCAATCATTAATTCCAGAAGTTATGGAAACAATCAAAAACTACGTTGGTGAAGAAACTTATCAGCAAGGAAAATATAACGAAGCATTTGAAATTTTTGATATGCTTGTTACTAAAGATGAATTTATAGAGTTCTTAACACTTCCTGCATACGCACATATAGGATAA
- the hisD gene encoding histidinol dehydrogenase, whose translation MKLYKYPAVEEWTKLLQRPSMRMEDIEKQVTPILKAVQKDGDAALKAFSLRFDGANIDSILVSEEEFSQAEKDVDSDLKESISIAIKNVTKFHSAQKTDVLRVETMPGISCWRKSVPIQKVGLYIPGGSAPLFSTVIMIGAPALIAGCEEVFLCTPPNSEGKVHPAILYAAKKIGLSKVYKVGGAQAIAAMTFGTETIPSVSKIFGPGNQYVTAAKQLATKEGVAIDMPAGPSEVLVWADDTANPVFIAADLLSQAEHGPDSQVILVSTSEEMIQKTEAEVEKQLSVLPRKEIAAKALGHSRSFLMNDEAEALKLVNEYAAEHLILALDNAEEIAEKIINAGSVFVGHYTPESAGDYASGTNHTLPTYGYAKNYSGVSLDSYYRKITFQKIEKEGLESLGPHVERMAAAEELDAHKNAITVRLNALKD comes from the coding sequence ATGAAATTATACAAATATCCTGCTGTTGAAGAATGGACAAAACTACTTCAAAGACCTTCTATGAGAATGGAAGATATTGAGAAGCAAGTTACTCCTATTCTAAAAGCAGTTCAAAAAGATGGAGATGCTGCTTTAAAAGCTTTCTCACTTCGTTTTGATGGGGCAAATATAGATTCAATATTAGTTTCTGAAGAAGAATTTTCTCAGGCTGAAAAGGATGTCGATAGTGATTTGAAAGAATCTATTTCTATTGCCATTAAAAATGTCACTAAGTTTCATTCTGCTCAAAAAACAGATGTTTTAAGAGTTGAAACAATGCCTGGTATTTCTTGTTGGAGAAAAAGTGTTCCTATTCAAAAAGTTGGTTTATATATACCTGGTGGCTCTGCGCCACTTTTCTCTACTGTAATTATGATTGGTGCACCTGCTCTTATTGCAGGCTGCGAGGAAGTTTTTCTTTGCACACCTCCTAATTCGGAAGGAAAAGTACATCCAGCTATTTTATACGCAGCTAAGAAAATAGGTTTATCAAAAGTTTATAAAGTTGGTGGTGCTCAAGCTATTGCCGCTATGACTTTTGGTACAGAAACCATTCCATCTGTTTCTAAAATATTTGGACCGGGGAATCAATATGTAACTGCTGCTAAGCAATTGGCAACAAAAGAAGGTGTAGCTATAGATATGCCTGCAGGTCCTTCTGAAGTTCTTGTCTGGGCAGACGATACGGCTAACCCTGTGTTTATTGCAGCAGATCTTTTATCTCAAGCAGAACATGGTCCAGATAGCCAAGTTATTTTAGTTTCTACTTCTGAAGAAATGATTCAGAAAACTGAGGCTGAAGTTGAAAAGCAACTTTCTGTTCTACCTAGAAAAGAAATTGCTGCTAAGGCTCTAGGTCATAGCAGAAGCTTTTTGATGAATGATGAAGCTGAAGCATTGAAGTTAGTAAATGAATATGCTGCAGAACATCTTATTCTTGCTTTAGATAATGCAGAAGAAATTGCTGAAAAAATAATTAATGCCGGTTCTGTTTTTGTAGGACACTACACTCCAGAATCTGCAGGCGATTATGCCTCAGGAACAAACCATACGCTTCCTACTTATGGGTATGCTAAGAATTACTCTGGAGTTTCTTTAGATAGTTACTACAGAAAAATCACTTTCCAGAAAATTGAGAAAGAAGGATTAGAAAGCTTAGGACCTCATGTTGAAAGAATGGCTGCTGCTGAAGAATTAGATGCACATAAAAATGCTATTACAGTTAGACTTAATGCTTTAAAAGACTAA
- the hisG gene encoding ATP phosphoribosyltransferase encodes MTKLKIAIQKSGRLSDGSLNLIRQCGIKIPRMKGALKAEASNFPLEFLFLRDDDIPGYVQDGVADLGIVGANEAVEKDKNVDTIHHLGFSKCRLSIAIPKEQAYNGIADLDGKSIATSYPKILGDYLKEQGLKCEIHEISGSVEIAPNIGLADAICDLVSTGSTLMQNNLKEVESIFTSEALMIATPGLDAEKRGIIEQLMFRINALQTAGNNKYILLNAPKKNVDTILNLLPGMRSPSILPLANEEFVSIHTVIAEDDFWSKIEELKAAGAEGILVIPIEKMIL; translated from the coding sequence ATGACAAAACTAAAGATTGCGATCCAAAAGTCTGGTCGATTAAGTGACGGATCTCTTAATCTGATCCGTCAGTGTGGAATTAAAATCCCTAGAATGAAAGGTGCATTAAAAGCAGAAGCTAGCAACTTTCCTTTGGAATTTTTATTTCTTCGCGATGATGATATTCCTGGTTACGTCCAAGATGGCGTTGCAGACCTTGGAATAGTAGGTGCCAACGAGGCTGTTGAAAAAGACAAAAACGTTGATACTATACATCATCTTGGTTTTTCAAAATGTAGATTGTCTATTGCTATTCCTAAAGAACAAGCTTACAATGGTATTGCAGATCTTGATGGAAAAAGTATTGCTACTTCTTATCCTAAAATCTTAGGAGACTACTTAAAAGAACAAGGTCTTAAGTGTGAAATTCATGAGATCTCTGGGTCTGTAGAAATTGCACCAAATATTGGTCTTGCAGACGCAATTTGTGACTTAGTAAGTACAGGTAGTACATTAATGCAAAATAACTTGAAAGAGGTTGAAAGTATTTTCACTTCTGAAGCATTAATGATTGCTACTCCAGGTCTAGACGCAGAAAAAAGAGGCATTATTGAGCAGTTAATGTTTAGAATTAATGCTTTACAAACTGCTGGTAATAATAAATACATTCTTTTAAATGCACCTAAGAAAAATGTAGATACTATTCTTAACTTATTACCAGGTATGCGTAGCCCGTCTATCCTACCTTTGGCAAATGAGGAATTTGTTTCTATACATACTGTTATTGCTGAAGATGATTTCTGGTCTAAGATTGAGGAATTAAAAGCTGCAGGTGCTGAAGGTATTCTTGTTATTCCTATTGAGAAAATGATTCTTTAA
- the cysM gene encoding cysteine synthase CysM: protein MSSVLSLVGNTPLVELKALNPNPNVTIYAKLEGQNPGGSVKDRAAYNMIKQAQERGDLKKGVKLIEATSGNTGIALAMISSLMGIDIELVMPDNATIERIKSMKAYGATVTLTPQKESMEGARDYALSKVQQGGYFMLNQFDNPDNYLAHYKTTGPEIWRDTDKKVTHFVSAMGTTGTIMGTSKFLKEQSETITIVGTQPAEGAKIPGIRRWPKAYLPKIFDDSRVDQKIDISQENATNMTRLLAKEEGIFAGMSSGGSAYAAIETAKKLESGVIVFIICDRGDKYLSTSLF from the coding sequence ATGTCTTCAGTGTTGTCACTTGTAGGGAATACGCCTTTAGTAGAATTAAAGGCTTTAAACCCTAATCCGAATGTTACAATTTATGCAAAGTTAGAAGGTCAGAACCCCGGAGGGAGTGTAAAAGATCGTGCTGCATATAATATGATTAAACAAGCACAAGAGAGAGGCGACCTAAAGAAAGGAGTGAAACTAATTGAAGCCACAAGTGGAAATACAGGAATTGCACTAGCAATGATTTCTAGTTTAATGGGTATAGATATAGAGTTAGTAATGCCAGATAATGCAACTATTGAGAGAATAAAATCAATGAAAGCATACGGGGCAACAGTAACTTTAACGCCACAAAAAGAATCTATGGAAGGTGCTAGAGATTATGCACTTAGCAAAGTTCAACAAGGTGGTTATTTTATGCTTAATCAGTTTGATAATCCTGATAATTACTTGGCACATTACAAAACCACTGGGCCTGAAATTTGGAGAGATACCGACAAGAAAGTTACACACTTTGTCTCTGCCATGGGAACTACAGGTACTATTATGGGTACTTCTAAATTCTTAAAAGAGCAATCGGAAACTATTACAATTGTTGGTACTCAACCTGCAGAAGGCGCAAAAATCCCAGGTATTAGAAGGTGGCCAAAAGCTTACTTGCCCAAAATATTTGATGATTCTAGAGTTGATCAAAAAATTGATATCTCACAGGAAAATGCAACAAATATGACACGTCTTTTAGCAAAAGAAGAAGGTATATTTGCAGGAATGAGTAGTGGCGGTTCTGCTTATGCAGCAATAGAGACGGCAAAGAAGTTAGAAAGCGGTGTAATTGTATTTATTATTTGTGATAGAGGGGATAAATATCTTTCAACTTCACTTTTTTAA
- a CDS encoding DUF3347 domain-containing protein — protein sequence MKKLLILAVTVLLMMSCGTPKTEQSTKVEEKVELKPVVYNAKKAKGAKAYLKLSECLIAANPTAAQTFAKKVEVTLPSEVSNEVKEAITAIINTDDLEAQRKSFEVVTAYYTEIAKSGEAGMDLYVVHCPMAFNNTGANWLSGTNEVVNPYFGDKMLHCGRVMETIKGK from the coding sequence ATGAAAAAATTACTAATATTAGCGGTTACAGTACTTCTTATGATGAGTTGTGGTACTCCAAAAACAGAACAATCTACTAAAGTTGAGGAGAAGGTTGAATTAAAACCTGTAGTTTATAATGCAAAAAAAGCTAAAGGGGCTAAGGCTTATTTAAAACTTTCTGAGTGTTTAATAGCAGCAAACCCAACGGCAGCTCAAACTTTTGCTAAGAAGGTGGAGGTGACATTACCATCAGAAGTATCAAATGAAGTAAAAGAGGCTATTACTGCAATTATTAATACGGATGACCTTGAGGCACAAAGAAAAAGTTTTGAGGTAGTAACAGCTTATTACACAGAAATTGCAAAGTCTGGTGAGGCTGGAATGGACTTATATGTTGTACATTGTCCAATGGCATTCAATAATACTGGTGCGAACTGGTTAAGCGGAACAAATGAAGTAGTTAACCCTTATTTTGGAGATAAGATGCTTCATTGCGGACGCGTTATGGAAACAATTAAAGGAAAATAA
- the surE gene encoding 5'/3'-nucleotidase SurE gives MKKRPLILIANDDGITSKGIKFLVSVMKELGDVVVVAPDSPQSGQGHAITIEDPLRYHSSDIFPEENVSAYQCSGTPADCVKLAKNHILETLPDLVVSGVNHGSNTSVSVLYSGTMSAALEAAIEGLPSIGFSVCDYGFDAEFEHTRSFVKQIAEKVLKEGMPKGVAWNVNFPKIGTEPIKGLKVCRQADGKWQEQFDERVNPVGKKYLWLTGKFVNRDTGSDTDEWAINNNYGSIVPTQIDMTAHEYRLKLAEKVAEEGF, from the coding sequence ATGAAAAAGAGACCACTTATATTAATAGCTAATGATGATGGCATAACATCAAAAGGGATTAAATTTTTAGTGAGTGTAATGAAAGAGTTAGGAGATGTTGTTGTTGTTGCTCCAGATAGTCCACAATCTGGGCAAGGGCATGCAATAACAATAGAAGACCCATTAAGATACCATTCTTCGGATATCTTTCCTGAAGAGAATGTTAGTGCTTACCAATGTTCTGGTACACCTGCGGATTGTGTGAAATTAGCAAAGAATCATATCTTAGAAACTTTGCCGGATTTGGTTGTAAGTGGGGTAAATCATGGTAGTAATACCTCTGTTAGTGTATTATATTCTGGTACAATGTCTGCAGCTTTAGAAGCAGCAATAGAAGGTTTGCCAAGTATAGGTTTTAGTGTTTGTGATTATGGTTTTGATGCAGAGTTTGAGCACACTCGATCATTTGTAAAGCAAATTGCAGAAAAAGTTCTTAAAGAAGGAATGCCAAAAGGTGTTGCATGGAATGTAAACTTCCCTAAAATAGGTACAGAACCAATTAAAGGATTGAAAGTTTGCAGGCAAGCAGATGGTAAATGGCAAGAACAATTTGATGAAAGAGTAAATCCTGTAGGGAAAAAATATTTATGGCTTACAGGTAAGTTTGTGAATAGAGATACAGGTAGTGATACTGATGAATGGGCAATTAACAATAATTATGGAAGTATTGTACCAACTCAAATAGACATGACTGCTCATGAATATAGACTCAAATTAGCTGAAAAAGTGGCAGAGGAGGGGTTCTAA
- the gcvT gene encoding glycine cleavage system aminomethyltransferase GcvT, whose product MTEEKTLKKVALNDVHEALGAKMVPFAGYNMPVRYSSDIEEHKTVRNGVGVFDVSHMGEFMLKGPKALDLIQRVSSNDASKLTDGKAQYSCLPNEDGGIVDDLIIYKIKDEEYMLVVNASNIEKDWNWIANKNTEGVEMTNVSDEISLFAVQGPKASEAMQSLTDVNLSDMGFYTFTVGKFAGVDNVIISATGYTGSGGFELYIPNKDAKEVWTKIFEAGKDYEIKPIGLGARDTLRLEMGYCLYGNDIDDTTSPLEAGLGWVTKFTKEFTNSTNLAKQKEEGVKRRLVGVELIDRGVPRGGYNVLNAEGEVVGKLTSGTMSPMLGKGVALGYINRPLTKPGSEVFIEVRNRKLKAVVSKPPFYKG is encoded by the coding sequence ATGACAGAAGAAAAAACATTAAAAAAAGTAGCTCTTAATGATGTTCACGAAGCATTAGGTGCTAAAATGGTTCCGTTTGCAGGATACAATATGCCTGTTAGATACTCGTCGGATATTGAAGAACACAAAACTGTTCGTAATGGCGTTGGTGTGTTTGATGTATCGCATATGGGTGAATTTATGCTTAAAGGACCTAAGGCATTAGATCTTATTCAAAGAGTATCTTCAAATGATGCTTCTAAACTAACTGATGGTAAGGCACAGTACTCTTGCCTACCTAATGAAGACGGCGGAATCGTAGATGACCTTATCATTTATAAAATTAAAGATGAGGAGTATATGCTTGTTGTAAATGCTTCTAATATTGAAAAAGATTGGAATTGGATTGCAAATAAAAATACGGAAGGCGTAGAAATGACAAACGTTTCTGACGAGATTTCTTTATTTGCGGTACAAGGTCCTAAGGCTTCAGAAGCAATGCAGTCACTAACGGATGTAAACCTTTCTGATATGGGCTTTTATACTTTCACTGTTGGTAAGTTTGCTGGAGTTGACAATGTAATTATTTCTGCTACTGGATATACTGGTTCTGGTGGGTTTGAATTATACATTCCTAATAAAGATGCTAAAGAAGTTTGGACTAAAATTTTTGAAGCTGGCAAAGACTACGAAATCAAACCTATTGGATTAGGAGCTAGAGATACGCTTAGACTTGAAATGGGTTATTGTTTATACGGTAATGATATAGATGATACAACTTCTCCTTTAGAAGCTGGATTAGGTTGGGTTACTAAATTCACTAAAGAATTTACGAACAGCACAAACTTAGCAAAACAAAAAGAAGAAGGTGTAAAACGTCGTTTAGTTGGTGTTGAATTAATTGACAGAGGCGTTCCTCGTGGAGGCTATAATGTGCTTAATGCTGAAGGTGAAGTTGTTGGTAAATTAACTTCAGGAACGATGTCTCCTATGTTAGGCAAAGGTGTTGCATTAGGATATATCAATAGACCATTAACTAAACCAGGTTCTGAGGTATTTATTGAAGTAAGAAATAGAAAATTAAAAGCGGTAGTTTCAAAACCTCCTTTCTATAAAGGTTAA